The Sphingobium aromaticiconvertens genome has a segment encoding these proteins:
- a CDS encoding SDR family NAD(P)-dependent oxidoreductase has protein sequence MRRVAGKVCIVTGAASGLGAADARRLAEEGASVVLTDVAEDAARAVAASIPGAHNTPMMGAAFEQGEERGRDEGGTRLLADPADLVNLVLFLASDESRNITGTYMVSDNRETMR, from the coding sequence ATGAGGAGGGTCGCCGGAAAAGTCTGCATCGTGACCGGCGCCGCGTCGGGTCTGGGCGCCGCCGATGCGCGGCGGCTGGCGGAAGAAGGCGCGAGCGTCGTGCTGACCGACGTCGCGGAGGATGCGGCGCGCGCGGTCGCGGCGTCCATCCCCGGCGCGCACAACACGCCGATGATGGGTGCGGCCTTCGAACAGGGGGAGGAACGCGGGCGCGACGAGGGCGGGACGCGGCTGCTTGCCGATCCTGCCGACCTTGTCAACCTCGTCCTCTTCCTCGCCTCCGACGAATCGCGCAACATCACCGGTACCTATATGGTGTCCGACAATCGGGAGACGATGCGGTAG
- a CDS encoding helix-turn-helix domain-containing protein yields the protein MATAFTLDQRQRAAPPLRAVPVTEEDVRNRIDITLPRKMLAILPDAGQRVLAQGHRRATILAAARALFDEGGSSGVTVRRLAARSGVAAPTIYAGRRTRRGRRAGAARRPGHVYRGSPGAGDARRRQHRLRLC from the coding sequence ATGGCGACCGCCTTCACCCTCGACCAGAGACAGCGCGCCGCGCCGCCCCTGCGCGCCGTCCCGGTCACTGAAGAGGATGTGCGCAACCGCATCGACATCACCCTGCCGCGCAAGATGCTCGCCATCCTGCCCGACGCGGGGCAGCGCGTGCTCGCGCAGGGTCATCGCCGCGCCACCATCCTCGCCGCCGCGCGCGCGCTGTTCGATGAAGGCGGCTCCTCGGGGGTAACGGTGCGGCGGCTGGCGGCACGGAGCGGGGTCGCTGCCCCCACAATCTACGCTGGTCGGCGGACGCGGCGCGGTCGTCGAGCAGGCGCTGCTCGAAGGCCTGGGCACGTGTATCGAGGAAGCCCTGGTGCTGGCGATGCGCGGCGACGTCAACATCGTCTCCGCCTATGTTGA
- a CDS encoding SDR family oxidoreductase gives MIASYAQQTGAPLAEAEAALLQSFRPNIAVGRGGQPDEIAGAVAFLASDRADFVNGAILRVDGGSVASVGG, from the coding sequence ATGATCGCGAGCTATGCGCAGCAGACCGGTGCACCGCTCGCCGAGGCGGAGGCCGCGCTGCTCCAGAGCTTCCGCCCGAACATCGCGGTCGGGCGCGGTGGACAGCCCGACGAGATTGCCGGCGCGGTTGCCTTCCTGGCGTCGGACCGTGCGGACTTCGTCAACGGGGCGATCCTGCGCGTCGACGGCGGCTCGGTCGCGTCGGTCGGCGGCTGA
- a CDS encoding SDR family NAD(P)-dependent oxidoreductase produces the protein MSISSESGVQPDPIGADYNAAKAALNAFSKTISKAYAAEGVRARTLSRPPSP, from the coding sequence GTGTCCATCTCCTCCGAATCCGGTGTCCAGCCCGACCCGATCGGTGCCGACTACAACGCCGCCAAGGCCGCGCTCAACGCCTTCTCCAAGACCATCTCCAAGGCTTATGCCGCCGAGGGGGTGCGCGCGCGAACATTGTCTCGCCCGCCTTCACCCTGA
- a CDS encoding class I SAM-dependent methyltransferase: protein MTGNYHESRLTADKRRAGVWSALWQYYFRYRITPQDCVLDLGAGYGDFINSVTASRRIALDMWPGMRQHVAPTVETIIGPVEDLAAVEDGAVDFAFASNLFEHLSQQALVSVLSSLKAKLSDRGRLTILQPNYRYAFREYFDDYTHITAYSHIGLTDLMTAHGWEVLEVHPRFLPLSIKSRLPTWKMLVGAYLRSPFKPLGKQMLIVARPAQHHG, encoded by the coding sequence ATGACCGGCAATTATCATGAATCGCGCCTGACCGCAGACAAGCGCCGCGCCGGGGTGTGGAGCGCCCTGTGGCAATATTATTTCCGCTATCGCATCACGCCGCAGGATTGCGTGCTCGACCTGGGAGCGGGGTATGGCGACTTCATCAACAGCGTAACCGCATCCCGCCGGATCGCGCTGGATATGTGGCCGGGTATGCGCCAGCACGTCGCGCCGACTGTGGAGACGATCATCGGCCCGGTTGAGGATTTGGCAGCGGTGGAGGATGGCGCCGTCGATTTTGCCTTTGCGTCCAACCTGTTCGAGCATCTGTCGCAGCAGGCACTCGTGAGCGTCCTCTCTTCGCTCAAGGCAAAACTGTCGGATCGCGGCAGGCTGACGATCCTCCAGCCCAATTATCGCTATGCCTTTCGGGAATATTTCGACGACTATACTCATATCACCGCCTATTCGCACATTGGCCTTACAGACCTGATGACGGCGCATGGATGGGAAGTTCTGGAGGTTCATCCTCGTTTCCTGCCGCTCAGCATCAAGTCGCGCCTCCCGACGTGGAAGATGCTGGTCGGCGCCTATCTGCGCTCGCCCTTCAAGCCGCTGGGCAAACAGATGCTGATCGTGGCACGCCCGGCGCAACATCATGGGTGA
- a CDS encoding glycosyltransferase — protein MKNATRQNRHTPFLLYGVLLFILGFASYLVGVLLVFPRYLLGLRHLLDPISAWLVWYSGVPIMLGLAFALFDLLFLFSGKKPNAPVRFEPVRRRRVTVALTAYNDEDSIGPAVRDFLEHPLVERVIVVSNNCSDRTFERAQDAGAITFNEMAPGYGRCVFRCLSEAVKFEDTEFVVLCEGDSTFRAYDIEKLLAYAPHADIVNGTRTVEPLRQYVTQLSTFMYYGNIFVGKLLEAKHLGRGTITDVGTTYKLCRRESLIPLLDTLKPAVNLEFNAHFLDTALGNGLVLLECPITFHPRVGVSKGGNINNWRGFTVGMRMIFGMLDNWKRYA, from the coding sequence ATGAAGAACGCCACTAGACAAAACCGGCATACGCCGTTCCTGCTTTACGGCGTCCTGCTGTTCATCCTAGGCTTCGCCTCCTATCTGGTTGGCGTTCTGCTTGTGTTTCCCCGCTATCTACTGGGTCTGCGTCATCTGCTCGATCCGATTTCCGCCTGGCTGGTGTGGTACAGCGGCGTGCCGATCATGCTGGGGCTGGCCTTTGCTCTATTTGACCTCCTCTTCCTGTTCAGCGGCAAGAAGCCCAATGCGCCGGTTCGGTTTGAGCCGGTCCGCCGCCGTCGCGTGACTGTAGCCCTCACCGCCTATAATGATGAGGATAGCATTGGCCCCGCGGTCAGGGATTTTCTGGAGCATCCGCTGGTAGAGCGCGTGATTGTCGTCAGCAACAACTGCAGCGACCGGACCTTCGAGCGCGCGCAGGATGCAGGCGCCATCACCTTCAACGAAATGGCGCCCGGCTATGGCCGTTGCGTGTTTCGGTGCCTGTCAGAGGCTGTGAAATTCGAGGATACCGAGTTCGTCGTCCTGTGCGAAGGCGACAGTACCTTCCGGGCTTATGACATAGAGAAGCTTCTGGCCTATGCGCCCCATGCCGACATCGTAAATGGTACAAGGACCGTCGAGCCGCTGCGGCAATATGTCACACAGCTTTCCACCTTCATGTATTATGGCAATATTTTTGTCGGGAAGCTCTTGGAAGCGAAGCATCTGGGCCGCGGCACGATTACCGATGTCGGCACGACGTACAAGCTGTGTCGACGGGAATCGCTGATCCCGCTGCTTGACACGTTGAAGCCGGCCGTAAATCTCGAATTCAACGCCCATTTCCTCGATACCGCGCTTGGCAACGGACTCGTCCTGCTGGAATGCCCAATTACCTTCCATCCCCGGGTGGGAGTCAGTAAAGGCGGCAACATCAACAACTGGCGCGGATTTACCGTGGGCATGCGCATGATTTTCGGCATGCTCGATAACTGGAAGCGGTATGCATGA
- a CDS encoding GtrA family protein codes for MRFLWSHSYWAAFLRFAINGGGVALVAVATYCLCAIILGWAPLLANFVAYLTQLVLGYQMHRVYSFRQSDAHFPGIVRYLVMSVAAFALNSLWVWLLTGLLGWANWTPIIMMVAATPVMTFVVARHWVFRAA; via the coding sequence ATGAGGTTTCTCTGGAGCCATTCTTACTGGGCGGCGTTCCTCCGCTTCGCCATCAATGGCGGCGGTGTCGCGCTGGTGGCGGTTGCGACTTATTGTCTGTGCGCCATCATTCTAGGCTGGGCGCCGCTACTGGCAAACTTCGTGGCCTACCTCACCCAACTTGTCTTGGGCTATCAAATGCACCGGGTCTATAGTTTCCGGCAGAGCGACGCGCATTTCCCCGGTATTGTGCGATATCTGGTGATGTCGGTTGCCGCTTTCGCGCTTAACTCGCTGTGGGTTTGGCTACTGACCGGTTTACTGGGATGGGCCAACTGGACGCCGATCATCATGATGGTTGCCGCTACCCCTGTCATGACATTCGTTGTCGCGCGCCACTGGGTCTTTCGCGCCGCCTGA
- a CDS encoding DUF3140 domain-containing protein produces MDNETVHMFMCTINMGADELDEWLQTSESNAVGWKGRNGLAPESVGHASGRRIAQILRRPQDELRTDEIAFMRKCIGYIRRHSAQRPDNVFTSRWRYSLKNWGYDPVKDIV; encoded by the coding sequence ATGGATAACGAAACGGTGCATATGTTCATGTGTACGATCAACATGGGCGCGGATGAACTGGACGAATGGCTGCAAACCAGTGAAAGTAACGCGGTGGGATGGAAAGGTCGGAACGGCCTTGCGCCTGAGAGTGTTGGTCATGCGAGCGGACGTCGAATTGCCCAAATATTGCGGAGGCCCCAAGATGAGCTGAGGACAGACGAGATTGCCTTTATGCGAAAATGCATCGGGTACATCCGTCGTCACTCTGCCCAGCGCCCGGATAATGTTTTTACCTCGCGTTGGCGTTATTCGCTAAAGAACTGGGGATACGATCCAGTGAAGGATATCGTTTAA